The following proteins are co-located in the Solanum pennellii chromosome 1, SPENNV200 genome:
- the LOC107008554 gene encoding uncharacterized protein LOC107008554 codes for MYDAGLPFNCVNHKSFDKFIEAVGQHGPGMKPPTFHEVRVTHLKKEVDKVEKIVEEHKVQWTKFGCSIMMDKWTARNGKMIINILVNSPIGSVFLGSVDASNESTDSTKMYKLFESTIERIGPENVVQIVTDNASENVKAGSMIMGAYPHIYWTPCAAHCINLIFGDIFKVKPYASVFKKAIRIHSYISQRPLLLNLMRKFTKERNLVKPAKTRFATAFLTLRAMYIQRKNLKTLVLSTEWNSSKFAKETSGKEVANLLISIHFWNDVVRALTVCSPLTKVLRLVDGEKKPPMGYIYEAMDRAKEAIAHGFRGVQKHYEKVFQIIDARWSEQLHRPLHAAGHVLNPGLYYKAEEEGTLLQSLWTEYYACVEKLVRDTTIQDALIAELPKYKMADGLFGCGPAKRARDTRSPVEWWSLFGSETPNLQKFAMKVLSLTCSSSGCERNWSVFEHIHSKKRNRLTLSRLNDLVYIKYNRTLKRRYDARDLIDPIRLDNIDDSNEWLVGCPEDQDDELVYEDDDLTWGSVATAIGADESIYHLRGLSSRSTVLDKGKGVESTSLSSSSSRTRTLIDEEYEEEEDEEQYNDVEDFDLQELDNFEEE; via the exons ATGTATGATGCCGGGCTCCCTTTTAATTGCGTCAATCACAAATCATTCGATAAATTTATTGAGGCGGTTGGACAACATGGCCCCGGAATGAAGCCTCCTACATTCCATGAAGTTAGAGTCACTCACCTTAAAAAAGAGGTGgataaagtagaaaaaattgTTGAGGAGCATAAAGTGCAATGGACAAAGTTTGGTTGTTCCATTATGATGGACAAATGGACGGCACGAAATGGCaaaatgatcatcaatattttggtgaattcTCCAATCGGTAGTGTATTTCTTGGTTCGGTTGATGCTAGCAATGAATCTACCgattccaccaaaatgtacaaGTTATTTGAAAGCACTATCGAAAGAATTGGACCGGAAAATGTGGTACAAATTGTCACCGATAATGCTAGTGAGAATGTCAAAGCGGGAAGTATGATAATGGGTGCGTATCCACACATTTATTGGACTCCATGTGCCGCTCATTGCATCAACTTGATATTTGGTGACATATTCAAGGTTAAGCCATATGCTTCCG TTTTTAAGAAGGCCATCAGAATCCATTCTTACATTAGTCAAAGGCCATTGTTGTTAAACTTGATGAGAAAATTCACCAAAGAAAGAAATTTGGTGAAACCGGCCAAGACAAGATTTGCAACGGCATTCTTAACTTTGAGAGCTATgtacattcaaagaaaaaacttgaaaactttagtcCTCTCAACCGAATGGAATTCAAGTAAATTTGCAAAGGAAACTTCGGGGAAAGAAGTTGCCAATCTTCTTATTTCTATCCACTTTTGGAATGATGTTGTTCGGGCACTTACAGTTTGTAGCCCTTTGACAAAAGTGCTTCGTTTGGTGGATGGGGAGAAAAAACCACCAATGGGTTATATTTATGAGGCAATGGATAGAGCCAAAGAAGCTATTGCACATGGTTTTCGTGGAGTTCAGAAGCATTATGAGAAAGTGTTTCAAATTATTGATGCAAGGTGGTCAGAACAACTCCATCGGCCTTTGCATGCTGCAGGCCATGTTTTGAACCCAGGATTATATTATAAAGCTGAAGAAGAGGGAACTTTATTACAGAGTTTGTGGACCGAGTATTATGCATGTGTTGAGAAGTTGGTCCGTGATACAACAATACAAGATGCACTAATCGCTGAGCTTCCTAAGTACAAAATGGCGGATGGACTATTTGGTTGTGGTCCGGCTAAAAGAGCTAGAGACACAAGGTCACCGG ttgaATGGTGGTCACTATTTGGTAGTGAAACACCAAACTTGCAAAAGTTTGCCATGAAAGTGTTAAGCCTAACTTGTAGCTCATCTGGATGTGAGCGAAATTGGAGTGTGTTTGAACAC ATTCATTCCAAAAAGAGGAATAGGCTTACACTATCGCGTCTCAATGATCTAGTGTACATTAAGTACAATAGAACATTGAAACGCCGTTATGATGCTCGTGATCTTATTGATCCAATTCGCTTGGATAACATAGATGATTCCAACGAATGGTTAGTTGGATGCCCCGAAGATCAAGATGATGAACTAGTATATGAGGATGATGATCTTACTTGGGGTAGTGTTGCTACGGCAATTGGAGCGGACGAGAGTATCTATCATCTTAGGGGACTTTCTTCAAGATCAACAGTACTTGACAAGGGCAAAGGAGTAGAAAGTACATCTTTAAGTTCATCTTCAAGTAGGACTCGGacactaattgatgaagaatacgaggaggaagaagatgaagagcaATATAATGATGTAGAAGATTTTGATCTTCAAGAGTTGgataattttgaagaagaatag